The Setaria viridis chromosome 2, Setaria_viridis_v4.0, whole genome shotgun sequence DNA window CCAAGTTGAGCACTGCAATCAGCTGGCAAAACGATTCAATTTCATCAGGCCAACAGGCCGTCTGAAAACTAGTTTTTATAGCTTCAGGCTCAGGTGACAGAGCTTTTAATTGGGTTTGCAACTTGATAAAGATTCAGGAAATGACTAGCCAACAAACTGATTAATAAGTACTAAGTAGAAGTATTTCAGTACCAGTACTGTCCAAGTGCCCAATTCGTCAGAGTTTTTGCTTTTGCTTTAGTTTGCCGCCACAAGACAAGACCGAGCAAGACAGCAACAGGCAACAGCTCATGAGGTCAAACACAGAGTGTACTGAATTAATGAATGTGTCATGAATGCTTGGATAGAAGTTGCAGACAGTTGTTTAGATGTTTTGAAGAGTAGATGGTTGTTTAGTGTAACTACAGGTTTACAATTAGCATTGCATAATGAATAAGTTCTTCACTCTTTGCCCCCCTTTTCACAAAACTTGTAAGCTCAACTTGCATGGCACAATGAAAGTTCAGGTCGGCTAATTGCCTGCCGTAGTTCCTCgtacataagaaaaaaaaaaaagcattgcAGTTCAGAGCGTTTGCCAGCATGAGCTGACAGCTTCCCTATTCCTTCGCTGTTGCTTGCAGCCTTGTATACGTGCATCTGAAGGGTACGTCAGGTCTCAAGCGCTCCATGTGATTGTTTAAGACAAGTCCTTCGCGCTCTTCTCCTGTCGGTGGACCAAGCATTGCCATATCAACCTTTGCTATTTCGAAGCTGAACTTTGGTCAGGAATGAACAGAGCATAGTTTTCAGACAGGAACAAAGTATAAAAGACACTGCTGACTGGACATAGCAAAAAGATGTCAAGCATAGTAGGAATCCAAGCTGTCACCGAAGAAAATGTGACAGTAGCCATAATTAGCAAGACGATAATAAGCTCATGATGAATGCTACAAAAGAGGTACTATTGCCTGATCATCAAGAATAGGCCTCATTACTCTGAAAGTGATGAGTACGAAAGTTTTCGTGGACCTTGCCGCCATTCTTCCGGAGCTGATACTGACTGGAATAATTTGCATGCTTCTTCTGATCTTCTCCTTAAATGATATAGCAGCAGTGCTcctacttttatttttttttaaagaagatACTGACCAAAAGGATGTTGCCGTGTGAACAGATCACGGAATGACGGTCAGCCGGTGATCAGTCTGTACCTTCACTTCTCAAATGAAGATACTGGAAATCGAGCACAAAATGCAGTCATTTGAGCAGGCGTTCAAATCCTGCTACAACCCTGAAGACTCGGAACCGGAAAGCATCTGACGAATCTTCTATTGGATTATGCAACGGACAGTAGAGTTTTACCAAGTAGCCTAGACTGAACCAACATTTGACAGATCAGTTATCCAGTTGGGTGGCTTGAGTTCATAAGTAAAAATGTTTCAAGAAGTCTAAGTGATACAAATTCTAGATGCTTCTTTTCTTATAATCTGAAAGAAATAAAATTCTACTACTAGTAATCTCTCTAGTGTAAGGATCATGTTAGGTGCTCGTGTATTTCAATAATAACGCCATATTTTCAAAAATGCCAAAACGTCTTTAGGTGTGAAACTTCATTCATGATCGGCGGTTGATAGTTGAATCAGCTACACATTGTATACCCGATTGAAGTACTGGCAAAAAATGAAAGTTCTGTGTATCAGAAGAAATGAAAGTTGATTGAAGTACTGATTCTAGAAGTACTGAATCATGAGTATCCACCGATTCTAGAAGTTCTGCATACCAGAAGAAATGAAAGTTGAGCGCTGCCGCTGCGATCCGGCAAAAAAATCCATCTATGCGACAGGTCTGAAACTAGTTTGAGATCTGTAGGCACAAATGGCAGGTGTTTTAATTGGGTCAGCAGCATGCGGTGGCTCCAGAAACTGTCACTCAAACAAACTTAGCAATCGGTGATGAAAGTACTCTTGTACTAGCACGTGGCTGCTGCCATGATGTGGTCGACAATAAGTTCAGGACGGCAATGCACGAAAGCACCACTGTTGCTTCATCACATAGAACAGCCCCAACTACTCTTGAGAGGGATGACAATGTGATACTAAAGATCTACGTGCACAGCTGTCCGTCCCTCCGTTGCCTTCTCTTTGGACACTGACATCTAAACAGCAAGTCAGAGGGCCAATGATATGAGCTTGAATCGATAAACTGACGATTTAGACACAACTGCAATTTGCAGTTCGTTTTCTGTTCACATGAAGGTACTGGAGTGTAGTCGCCATATACTGACCTATGATCAGTGAACAAAACAACCGATTTGGATATTTGGACCAGAGGCTTGCCATACAGTGACCTGCTGCAGTCTTGCTATTACAAGATGGAAAGAGCCAAAGAGGCAAGAATGCAAGAATAATTCGAATACTATTTGTCAAGAAGAAGAGTAgtgagaaaaataataaaaaaagaactATCTGTCAAgaatgggattcgaacccatgccCTTTCGGACCAGTACCTGAAACTGGCGCCTTAGACCAACTCGGCCATCTTGACTGGTTGTTACAGGGTAAGAATAAAGTCTAATTATTATTAACAGAAAGGGTTTACGTATGTCACCATGCCAATTGACAAGCATATGCTTCGGCGACATGTAGATACCGACACTGTCGACGTTAACCTTACGATTGGACTCTACTCGCTGTTTGACTGTTTCCTTCGTGGCGATCCGATCTCATCATCATCCACAGTAAAAAAGAATTCAACCGTGGACTAGCCCTGCATCAAATATATTTTGTTCGAGAGATTTGTCGTTGGATGATGTCTAGTTCTCCAATAGTGATATATACTACTTTACCATAACTTTCAACCAGCGTGTCTGATCGATGATGCAACGATGCAATGCGTCTAGCACTGGCCGGCATTTCCCCAAGTTGCCATTTGTTTGAAGCCTAATCAACCTACTACACTATTAATTCATTGCAAGCCCAGTATTTAACTAATTATTAATCAAGTGTCACTTGATGATATATTCCTTTACGCCTTAGTTGATCTCTCTCCGTTGCTGTTTCGTCCTCCTCCTGATCCATGCACGTTCTTCTCTTCTCGATCAGAGCCGTCCAAATCTGGCTAAGCATCCGAGGTGTAGTTCCTCACAAGTCGCCAAAACTATACGCTCGTTTTTGCAGTGCAATGATGCAATACCTGCCCAGATCCATCGCTCCTCCTCCAACCACCCTGCGTGGCCGAGGAAGCAAGCGGACCAAGGTACTATCATGAGAACACAAGTTCACACGTACGTGACCTGAAAAAATTTCCCAAACCGAGAAAACATTGCAGCCGGACTCGTAACGGATTGGGCTAGCCTCTGCCCGTTTTTCTTCTACATGGGCTCACGTTGTTTCTGCGAAAACCTGATCCCGATACCTGCCCAGATCGGTGATGTTGGCACGTGCAATGTTTTTGTTTAGGACATGTTGGCATGTTGGCATGATGCCCAGATCGGCGATGTTGGCATGTGCAATGCTTGCAGTGCAATGTTTTTGTTTAGGACAAGTTGGCATGTCGTCGTTCGGATCCTGCAACGTTGTGTCTGTATATAACCGACCATTGGTTGCATGGTTGGATCCATTGCAGCTAGCTTGCAGGAGGTCGGCGATCGGCAAGGATGAAGATTGCGATCGCCTTCGTGCTGCTGTTTTCTCTCCTCGCCGTCTCGTCCACGGCGGAGAAGTTCGATTTCTTCTACCTGGTACAGCAGGTGATGAACGATTTCAGAGTATTCATAATTCAATACTTTCTGCTTCTAGTTCGACTTTCTATATGTAATCGAATTCGAGCTTTTTGAGATGTTCAAGGTTCCCCTACTCAATTCTTCCGAATTTCGATTATTAGTACTCAGGATCCTCTGTTTTCGATCGATTATCTAACAAATCTTTTAATGAAAGTATCGATCCACCGTGACCATCGATCAATATCTAGACATGCGTCTGTACATATTATCCGAACGCGTTGCATGCATCGCCGGGTGGTCTGAATTTAACCAGCCACACGGCCGACGAGTATCTAACGACGCGTTCCCCGGTGCATGCAGTGGCCGGGCTCGTTCTGCGACACGCGGCAGGGCTGCTGCTTCCCGGACGCCGGGAAGCCGGCGGCGGACTTCGGCATCCACGGGCTCTGGCCCAACTACGCCAAGTGCCGGGGCAGCCAGCTTCAgggcctcgcccgcgccgtgcttggcgaggacgccgccgccttgTTCTCCGCCgtggggcggcggggcaggTGCTGGCCGGAGTACTGCAACGACGGCAACACGCTGAGCCCGTGGGAGATCCGGGACCTGGTGGCGTCCCTGGACAGGAACTGGCCGACGCTGTCGTGCAAGAGCGGGCGCAGCTTCGAGTTCTGGAGCTACGAGTGGAAGAAGCACGGCACCTGCTCCAACCTCGAGCAGCACGAGTACTTCGCGCGCGCGCTGGAGCTCAAGGCGGCGCACAACCTGACGGCgatcctcgccggcgccgggatcGTGCCGTCGAACACGGAGACATACTCACTGAGCAGCGTGGGGGACGCCATCGCCCAGGGGACCGGGTTCACGGCGAACCTCGAGTGCAaccgcgacgccgacggcgaggcgcagctGTTCCAGGTGTACCTGTGCGTGGATCGAGAGGTGAAGCAACTCATCGACTGCCCGCTGTCCATGCGAAGCAAGTGCACCGACCGGGTCAAGCTGCCAGTCTTCTGATTGCTGCATGCCCGCATGCATATGGGCCAGTCGACTCCCCGCGCGTGCGTGTTTTAGAGCGGATATGAATAACGTGCTTCCCTTGGTGACGATTGGCGACCTGATACAATGGTTGAATGTCATGACGACATCTTAAGCAGCTAGCATGGCATGCAATAGAAGCAAAATCGATCTTTTCGTGTCTTTTTATCTCGTATCATCGTGTCGATTCTATTTCCTCTCACCTTTGCTAGTTGCCAACGTAGTGATATTTTACGAGGGCTGAGCCTTATTGGGCTGGCATAGCGTGATGTGCAACGTGCAATGCTTGGGCCTAATTAGAGGCTTGTTGGGCTGGCAAAGCACCTCTACCGCTAACAACATGCCACTGTGCCTGAACTGCTTCACAACAAAATGCAACAATTAAATTTTATGACTGACATATGAAACTAGAAATTAAACCGTGCATTCGGGGTATCGTTTCATTCACCAATCCAAATCTCTTTTCGGTATGATTGGTTCTCGTATCGCTGTAGCCTGGCTCGCACCACGCATGCAGAAACGGTCTAGCCTACCGGATGCAATAGCCTACCGGTTGCAATAGCCTTTTTGCATGACGTCCGGATGCAGTCGTCTCCTCCTTACATGACCTGACGCATTTGAAAACTGCAAATGAAATTCGGTACTAGAAAACACCATATGAACTTGTTAACCCTCAGTTTATGAATAATTATATCAACTTTGGTTTAAAAGTTCGacggttcatttttttttcataaatgcACGGGCAAACATCTATAACTGTATGATGACCTTAAAGTACTTTTGATTACAAATACAATGACCCTTTTACTATCTTGATtaactaaatattttttttccaaaaaaatgttGCGAGGGTATATAGTAGCGGTATTTAGCAGATCAAGTGTAAGCCGCTGATAATATAATTTCGTTCACAAAAAGTTTTAGTTAGTAATGTCAAATAAAACTCAAAGTACTCGTTTTTTGCATTTCTGATATGGCCCTGCTCAGATCCATCGTCCCTTCACCTACCTGGCAAGGGCGCATCAGCGCATGGCCAAACGAAGAAGCAACCGCCAACCGGATAACTAAGATGATGAGCACCAATCACgtccacacacacgcacgcacacacggCCTAGGATTCCCTATTCGAACTCGTACCTCATTAACTGGATCAGGCCTGCTAGCTCGTTTTTCACGTGAAATTGGCTCATCCGACTCGATCCAGAGAGCACACGGAGTTGTAATTCCGTACATGCCAGCTGTCTCCTCTGACACCTTGGGTCCACCACAGCAATACGTGCTGCGTGCACAGAACTACAGACATGTTAGCAATTTGTTCTTGCATGAACGTTTTCCACGTGAATTGGTCCATCCACACGCGAAGCCCTGATTCAGAGCATGTGCGTGCTTGCCACCTCCGACGCCGGGTctatcacagattcacagtaCAGTAATACTCCTATAATTGGTGCGTGTGCAGAACTACCGAATTGGCAAGTTGTTCTTGCATGAACGGCTATAAATAGTCGTCGCCCGGATCGATTGGCACAGCAGCAGTGCAGCTACTACGCACACCAATAGTGTTGGAGCTAGCAAATCGCTGAGAACGCCATGAAGCTTGTGCTCGCCTTCGCGCTCGTGCTTTCCCTCCTCGCCGTCTCGTCGACGGCGGAGGACTTTGACTTCTTCTACTTTGTCCAGCAGGTGATCTGATAGACGATGCTCGTTAATTCTTCGGTCACCAGCAAGTTAGACAGTGCTTAATTTCCTGAATAATCCTGACGATGAACTCATTGCACGTCTCGTACACTACGCGCAGTAGCCGGGCTCCTTCTGCGACACGTGGCAGGGGTAATGCTTCCCGAAAGACGAGAAGCCGGCGGTGGACTTCGGAATCCACGGGCTGTGGCCCAACTACGCCAAGTGTGACCGCGACgaccacctccgccgccacggcctcgcccgcgccgtgcTCGGCGACGACGCCTTCTTCTCCATCGTGGGGCGGCAGGGCAGGTGCTGGCCGGAGTTCTGCAACGACGACAACGAGCTGATCCTATCGCAGATCGGTGGCCTCGTCGCGTCCCTGGACCGGAGCTGGCCGACGCTGTCGTGCAAGAACAGGGAAAGCTTCCAGTTCTGGAGCTACGAGTGGAGGAAGCACGGCACCTGCTCAAACCTGGAGCAGCACGAGTACTTCAAGCGGGCGCTGGCGCTCAAGGCGCGCCACAACCTGACGGCGATCCTCGCCGACGCTGGCATCGTGCCGTCGAACACCGAGACCTACTCGCTGAGCAGCGTCAGGGACGCCGTCGCGCAGGGTACCGGGTTCACGGCGAACCTGCAGTGCAaccgcgacgccgacggcgaggcgcagctGTTCCAGGTGTACATGTGCGTCGACAAAAAAGGGGAAGGAGCTCATCGACTGCCCGCTGTCAATGCCCAGCAGGTGTCCCGATGAGGTCAAACTGCCAGTCTTCTGATTGTTGTGTTTGTAGAAAAGCCTGCATGCATGGGCAGCTGGTcgatggtgtgtgtgtgtggaacaATGTGCTTTCCTTCACGAGGATTGGCGAGCTCGTTGTGCTAGCTCACAACCAGTTCTCCGGCCAAGTCTCCAGTACGAAAGCTAACCTCGCGGCAGTATTCAACAATGTGTCTTAGCTTTGTCAATGTCAATGGAAGCAAATAAATCTCTTTTAATTAGTTTTTGTTCTGAGATTGATTCCATTTCCCCTCCCTTTTACATTATGAGTGAGTGTACATGCATGCCAACTATATGGTGGAATTTTGTTGCATAAACCGAGTTATAGTGATATTTTATTTTGGTTTTAATGCCCAACCTGTTTTTCTACCTTCAATAAAAAGATATACCAGCTCTTGTGCGTATtcgagattttttttaaagtttAGGTTAGGTCTTGGACTCGCACAACATGATGTGCAGTGGACCATACTAGAGACCTAGTCATAGATAAGTCCCACCTCTACACTCTGCATCTTGGATCTTATGGAGTAGTAACATGCTAATCCCTCTATTTATGAATATTTATCGACTTTTTCTATAACGTTCAAACttcaataatttatttttcataaaGCACGAGCAAAAAATTACGACCTCAAAATACTTTGATTACAAATTCAGTGACACttttatcatttttatttttattataacTAACAAACATTTTAAAAATGTTGTGAGGATAGTAATAGTGGTTGTATTTAACTTGTAAGCCGTTGAGATAATTTCGTACGCAAAAGATTCCATTGATAGTGCGAAATAAAACTTGTAAGCCGTTGAGTAGTCATTTTTGCATTTCATGGCCTGAACAGATCCATTGTCCCTTCATCACCTACCTAGCTGGCGTGGCCAATGAAGCAACCAGATAAGTAACGTGAGCAACACGTCCATACACTGACCTAGGGCTCCCCATTCTGAAAACACCGGACTCTAAGGGCGTCCGCAATGGTGCTGATTCAGCTAGCTATTTGAGTGTACAGCTCAGCATGTATCCTATGTGGAGAAAAGAGAAGATGCAAAAATATTCGAGCCGGTGACTTGCTCGTCGCTCAGCTCGCACACGCGACGATGCGCCAAATCGCCAGCACATCCGTTCTCTCTCTGTGCATGAAAGtactaaaaataacaaatagCTAGCACTATATAAATAGTTGCATGGACTGCTAGCACTATATAAATAGTTGCATGGACTGCTAGCTATTTAGTGCTGAGTTGAATGGCTCCTAGCTAGCAATTAGCTAGGACTGTTGCGGATGACctaggggctgtttggttccgtttgcttatttttagcacgtgtcacatcgaatgtttagatactattaaacatagactatttacaaaacccattacataagtggaggctaaacggcgagacgaatctattaagcctaattaagcctaattaatccatcattagcaaatatttactgtagcaacacattgtcaaattatggactaattaggcttaatagattcgtctcgccgtttagcctccgcttatgtagtgtgttttataaatagtctacgtttaatacttctaattagtatctaaatatcgatgtgacgggtgcttaaaaataagcaggtAAACCAAACCAGGCCCTAATAACGCTGATCAATTGGATAAGGCCTGCTCAGTTTCCACGTGAGCACTGATTCATACACGCTGTGTCCGCGAAGCCTGATGAATGCCTGATCACATGCTATTTCCTTGGACACTGGATccatcacagattcacagtaACTTATTGGTGTGTATACTAGGTGTGTACTGGTCAAAACTATAGACATGTTGGCGTTGTTCACGCATCAACTGTTGTAAGTGGCtgtaggggtgtttggatatcaggGGTTAAAGTTAGCCCTATCATattagatgtttggatgctaattaggagaactaaacacgaactaattataaaactaattgcagaacttctagactaattcacgagatgaatctattaagcctaattaatccatcattagcaaatgattactgtagtaccacattgtcgaatcatgaactaattaggtttaatagatttgtcttgcgaattagactccaattagttttgtaattagactatatttaatacttctaattaggatagttttgtaattagactatatttaatacttctaattagtatctgaacatccgatgtgacaggattaaactttagccccctaGAGCCAAACACCTCCGTAGTTAGGATAAATCGATCACGCTGCAGCTACCAAACACCCCCGTAGTTAAGATAAATCGATCACGCTGCAGCTAGACAGTAGAAGTTGGTATACTGATCGAGCAAATCTCCGAGACCAGTACGGCACCTGCTCCAACCTCCGCGAGCAGCAACTGCACTGACAGAGCGTCAAGCTGCCCGTCGTCTGATGATCGTGTCTCACGTTGGCCTGCCGTGTGACACTCAAACTGGTCAGCAGGTTCCAGTTCCACCTCACTATCTTGAGGATCACGACAGCAAGGATTAAATAGGAACGGATAGATCACCATTCCTAATCTCCATCTTAAAGTTTCTCGAGTCTTGTACCTCTATATTAATATGCCCTTAAAGTTCATCAATATATTGTCTACATTAAACAAATTCTAATACGTACTCCATATTACCCTTTGTTATATGTAGAGAAATTTTACGGTGCTTGAGGATTTTAAGAGCCGTCCATGTATTCAGATATAATGGTTACAAAGTGGAAGGAACTTGTAACCCAAATATGTGGACCGGAACCTATATTTTGTGGGCCAGGAACTAGTTCAAAAATAAAACGAAGGCTATTATTGTAC harbors:
- the LOC117845468 gene encoding ribonuclease 1; this translates as MKIAIAFVLLFSLLAVSSTAEKFDFFYLVQQWPGSFCDTRQGCCFPDAGKPAADFGIHGLWPNYAKCRGSQLQGLARAVLGEDAAALFSAVGRRGRCWPEYCNDGNTLSPWEIRDLVASLDRNWPTLSCKSGRSFEFWSYEWKKHGTCSNLEQHEYFARALELKAAHNLTAILAGAGIVPSNTETYSLSSVGDAIAQGTGFTANLECNRDADGEAQLFQVYLCVDREVKQLIDCPLSMRSKCTDRVKLPVF